The genomic window TAAGGGATGGTTCCGACATAACCGGTAAGGCCAACATAAGGGATATAATATGAAGCTAAGAGATAGTTGAGTGAGTTGGCGTAAGGATCAAACCGCGGATTAGATTTGCGTCCAACCGCTCTATCCATAAACACTGCGAAATTCTCTCTCGTCAGATTTATTAGCGGACGTGGAATTCCTCCCGTCATATCCGTAATCGCCCTTCAATATCATCGtaacttattttaaaattttaaaggtCATGCACAACAACTATTGAaggaaaatttgaatttgattgttttacCTAAGATGACCGATTTCTTGATAACCAAACTCCTCGATGATTCGATTAGTTATAGGATCAAGGTTGGCTTTCTTGGCCCCTATCGGCGGTGGTCCGCCTTTAGCAAGTGTCGCGTTATAGGCATCAAGTCCTTTTCCGGTAGCCCCTTTTAAGAAGAACTCGGCCTCGGTGAACTCCAAGTTCATCGCGAAATGAACTCGATCGACATCGCTCGCTGATATATTCCCGGAGCAACTACAAGAACCGGACTTAGCCGGATTTGCATCTACTGCAATAACCAAGACGAGAACGAGACAGAGTTTAAACATGCTTTTCCTTTCGTCTCTCTAATAATTTATGTCTACAAAGCATGTACGCAAGAACTTAGCAATTTATATAGggttcaaattttattttcgtcTAACAATTCAACGATATTAAGTTATAATGTTGGTTAGAATTGAATTGTTTAGGACATTACGTGAATACTAAGTTGATAGCTTATTTAGGTATCAATGGAATATTAACAAGTTTTTCTATATTGCTAACTACCATACAACATTTGACATTTGTCATTACGTAAGGTAATTAACATGATATACCTGATTCagtgaaatatatattattatcacACGTTACTATATGCCCTTGACTCCTTGTTATGTTATATGTTTACTCTCAACCGATCCAAGTAGGTGTATGGAAGATAaggcaaaagaagaagaagacgtgGTAACTTATGATGGTGACTAAATGAAAATATCGATACCGTACCTTAATAAGTTAAGCGATATCTGCATTATAACTTGTGGTCAATGAAATTACAACCACCTGTcaagaaagtaaaatcaaGAGTGTGGTCATTTATAACAACCAATCTATGTATGAATGTATCTAACTTACTAACTCAAATCAAACttatatttagtttatctatctaagaaaaatgtgtttgaCAGCATTTCGAcatgaaattgaaaactaGAGTCTTTTCctgaatgaaaaatatttcattggaaaaatataatttatgcTTTCGCATGGTCAATGAACTGTACTTGGTCCTGATGATTCAAGAGgtttttttaccttttagaTTGAGGGTAAATATTATGATCGTATAGTATATGATTAACACCTATTAATATTCTTGGTCGTATTTGTACAAcatttttgaataatattaaaatataaacagAAATCATTACAGTTTTATATACGTTTTTATAAGtacattattataaatttataattgattttcaGACACATTTTGTATCgtacatatttcttttaaatctgCGTTAACAGACTAGCATGAGAAACTAGTGGGCCTTATCTTGGAATGGACTGCGTTTCTGATGCTCATGGGCCTAATCTTGGAGTGGACTTTAATTTAGTCAATGAAGGCTTAATTTGTGACCAGAAGATAACATCTCGATTAAAcataattgtttgttttgtttactaacTAATTCTAAATCATCCCAAAGCCCATGATGTATCTGGATTTACTCTGTTTAATTTTGTACGGAACATAAATCTGAATATTTGCGACTAGTAAAAACAATCTCAAAACCGTTTGAGGTAACGCATGCGGAAGCGCATCTGGTGTAGTGGTATCATAGTACCCTCCCACGGTACTGACCAGGGTTCG from Arabidopsis thaliana chromosome 3, partial sequence includes these protein-coding regions:
- a CDS encoding desiccation-like protein; the encoded protein is MFKLCLVLVLVIAVDANPAKSGSCSCSGNISASDVDRVHFAMNLEFTEAEFFLKGATGKGLDAYNATLAKGGPPPIGAKKANLDPITNRIIEEFGYQEIGHLRAITDMTGGIPRPLINLTRENFAVFMDRAVGRKSNPRFDPYANSLNYLLASYYIPYVGLTGYVGTIPYLVYFNIKKVINYDCVYIFSQEKSNMVLLLFTDLYLKILATQKPYYIICIKTKSS
- a CDS encoding desiccation-like protein (unknown protein; FUNCTIONS IN: molecular_function unknown; INVOLVED IN: biological_process unknown; LOCATED IN: endomembrane system; EXPRESSED IN: 13 plant structures; EXPRESSED DURING: LP.04 four leaves visible, 4 anthesis, LP.02 two leaves visible, petal differentiation and expansion stage; BEST Arabidopsis thaliana protein match is: unknown protein (TAIR:AT1G47980.1); Has 172 Blast hits to 172 proteins in 41 species: Archae - 0; Bacteria - 73; Metazoa - 0; Fungi - 0; Plants - 99; Viruses - 0; Other Eukaryotes - 0 (source: NCBI BLink).), giving the protein MFKLCLVLVLVIAVDANPAKSGSCSCSGNISASDVDRVHFAMNLEFTEAEFFLKGATGKGLDAYNATLAKGGPPPIGAKKANLDPITNRIIEEFGYQEIGHLRAITDMTGGIPRPLINLTRENFAVFMDRAVGRKSNPRFDPYANSLNYLLASYYIPYVGLTGYVGTIPYLVYFNIKKLVAGLLGVESGQDAVIRTLLYERQNEKVEEYGGVTVAELTNEISNLRNELGMCGIKDEGLCVPLWLGAENRTTSNILSADPYSLSYDRTAQEILRVMYGTGDEHRPGGFWPCGANGRIARMFLDEGCYGEYCVVCSHDN